Proteins encoded by one window of Ignavibacteriota bacterium:
- a CDS encoding DUF1015 domain-containing protein → MAVFKPFKAWRPVADKAALVASKPYDVLNSDEARIEADGNPITFLRVGKPEIDLNPSVDIHDPQVYDKGRENLMKLIDSGILKEDENNFFYVYAQTMNGRTQYGLVGCASVQDYWDDVIKKHEKTRADKEEDRCNHVRVTNAHTGPIFLTYPDNDFINNAVAAITVNPPEIDFVAADGVRHQSWVIKDAELNNQIEQKLAEVPYLYVADGHHRSAAAAIVGRERQNANPEHKGNEEYNFFLAVLFPASHLYIMDYNRLVKDLNGNTEAQFFEKIVKYFAVEKAFEQFKPTKKGEVGLYINNEWYKLNLQPEYANNPDPVESLDVAILQKYVLDGILGIEDPRRSTRVDFVGGIRGLGELERRVDSGEMALAFAMYPTSIQELIDIADAGQIMPPKSTWFEPKLRDGMFVHFLD, encoded by the coding sequence ATGGCTGTATTCAAACCTTTCAAAGCATGGCGACCTGTAGCTGACAAAGCGGCTTTGGTTGCCTCAAAACCTTACGATGTGCTCAATTCCGATGAAGCAAGAATCGAAGCTGATGGCAATCCGATTACATTCTTAAGAGTTGGCAAACCCGAGATTGATTTAAACCCTTCAGTAGATATTCACGACCCACAGGTTTATGACAAAGGGCGCGAAAACCTGATGAAACTTATTGATTCAGGTATCCTAAAAGAAGATGAAAACAACTTTTTCTATGTATATGCCCAAACAATGAACGGCAGAACTCAGTATGGTCTTGTTGGATGTGCATCAGTTCAGGATTATTGGGATGATGTTATTAAAAAGCACGAAAAAACGCGTGCCGATAAAGAGGAAGACCGCTGTAATCACGTACGTGTTACTAATGCACATACAGGTCCGATCTTCCTTACTTATCCCGATAATGACTTCATAAATAATGCTGTCGCAGCAATAACTGTAAATCCGCCTGAAATTGATTTTGTTGCTGCCGATGGCGTTCGTCATCAAAGCTGGGTTATAAAAGATGCGGAATTGAATAATCAAATAGAGCAAAAACTTGCAGAAGTACCTTACTTATACGTAGCTGATGGTCATCACCGTTCTGCTGCTGCTGCAATCGTTGGACGTGAACGTCAAAATGCAAATCCTGAACATAAAGGTAACGAAGAATATAACTTCTTCCTCGCAGTGCTTTTCCCTGCAAGTCACTTATACATAATGGATTACAACCGCCTCGTGAAAGACCTTAACGGAAATACTGAGGCACAATTTTTTGAAAAAATTGTAAAATATTTTGCAGTTGAAAAAGCTTTTGAACAGTTTAAACCTACCAAAAAGGGTGAAGTTGGACTTTATATAAATAATGAATGGTATAAGCTCAATCTACAGCCGGAATATGCCAATAATCCTGACCCGGTGGAATCACTTGATGTAGCTATTCTGCAAAAATATGTTCTCGATGGAATTTTAGGTATTGAAGACCCACGACGCTCAACAAGAGTTGATTTTGTAGGTGGTATCCGTGGTCTTGGTGAACTTGAAAGACGTGTTGATTCAGGTGAGATGGCACTTGCTTTTGCAATGTATCCAACATCAATTCAGGAACTAATTGATATTGCTGATGCCGGTCAGATTATGCCACCAAAATCAACATGGTTCGAGCCAAAATTACGTGACGGTATGTTTGTGCATTTTTTGGATTAA
- a CDS encoding isocitrate/isopropylmalate dehydrogenase family protein: MKNYKIAWLPGDGVGVEVLEATKIVFDKLNFQAEYIHGDIGWEFWCKEGDALPQRTLDLLGSVDAAMFGAITSKPVKQAELELASELRGKGLIYRSPIVRMRQFFDLYICLRPCKAYSGNPLNYKDNLDMVVFRENTEDMYCGVEFNPVPKELSDTLEKLSKPFGRFAALDGSEYAISCKINTRMGSERIIRAAFEFAKLHNRKKVTVVHKANVVRATDGLFFEIANEVSKDFPDIQMDDANIDAMTMWMLKNPDNYDVLVAPNLYGDIISDLAAQMVGGLGFGCSGNIGKKLAVFEPSHGSAPKYTGLYKVNPIATILAGKMMLDWLGEKQLAGKIETAVSEVIAEGKVRTYDMGGSATTLEIARAIADKI; the protein is encoded by the coding sequence ATGAAAAATTACAAAATAGCTTGGCTCCCGGGCGATGGCGTTGGAGTTGAAGTATTAGAAGCGACGAAAATTGTTTTTGACAAACTGAATTTTCAGGCAGAATATATCCATGGTGATATCGGTTGGGAATTCTGGTGCAAAGAAGGAGATGCCCTCCCACAAAGAACGCTCGATTTACTTGGAAGCGTAGATGCAGCAATGTTTGGTGCAATTACTTCCAAGCCTGTTAAGCAAGCAGAATTAGAGCTTGCAAGCGAACTGCGGGGAAAGGGACTTATTTATCGCTCTCCGATTGTCAGAATGAGACAGTTTTTTGACCTTTATATTTGCCTGCGACCTTGTAAAGCATATTCCGGAAATCCTCTGAATTACAAGGATAACCTTGATATGGTAGTATTCCGTGAGAATACTGAAGATATGTATTGCGGTGTGGAATTTAACCCTGTACCGAAGGAACTATCAGATACTTTGGAAAAACTATCCAAGCCTTTCGGTCGCTTTGCAGCTCTTGATGGAAGTGAATATGCGATATCCTGTAAAATTAACACTCGTATGGGTTCCGAAAGAATTATCCGTGCTGCTTTTGAGTTTGCGAAATTGCACAATCGCAAAAAAGTTACTGTCGTTCACAAAGCTAATGTTGTTCGTGCAACGGACGGTCTATTTTTTGAGATTGCAAATGAAGTCAGCAAAGATTTTCCTGATATACAGATGGATGATGCGAATATTGACGCAATGACTATGTGGATGCTCAAAAATCCTGATAATTATGATGTGCTCGTTGCTCCAAATCTTTATGGGGATATTATCTCTGACCTCGCAGCTCAGATGGTGGGTGGTCTCGGATTCGGATGCAGCGGAAACATTGGTAAGAAATTAGCTGTATTTGAGCCATCTCACGGTTCAGCTCCAAAATATACCGGACTTTACAAAGTAAATCCGATTGCTACGATCTTAGCCGGAAAAATGATGCTTGACTGGCTTGGCGAAAAACAACTTGCCGGAAAAATTGAAACTGCTGTAAGCGAAGTAATTGCTGAAGGTAAAGTACGTACATATGATATGGGTGGTAGCGCTACTACTCTCGAAATAGCACGTGCAATTGCTGACAAAATTTAA
- a CDS encoding tetratricopeptide repeat protein, with protein sequence MKRVIILMITLIAGAILFQSFQCSSRNITTAKVKMKSAQYDEAIESLNKELAVNPNSDEAYALLADIYYQRKDKRLAAKNAKKALELTKNPQVIEQEKRLIYNLWIDCYNSGMNYYSLYLQNNNPAVLDSAIDNFKIGIELRPEFLEFYNLKGIVYELKKDTDAAIATYEEYVRQFDRNYQFGKNNGLYSKVLRDFAVDKLGKPKFTKPGRNSKGDSTITDLFEINGKELYLFSESEGGRMKVMGWNYDLPSSWLPDERQIRTDVNTSPIAILAQHYYTKQDLEKSLKYIKMITDMEPENTNAYSSMVGIYQELGKTDEAVKTIQDLIKSEPTNPLYITQLADLYHNLNRYDESIETYKKALSIDAAFDRANRNLASAFKNRASQKQKGEQDKRDIDKNYKIDTEVYLPDLRESAKYFAKSLESKTFANDMMILSELANIYQVLDDKDNLKKIVRNLEAIEMLIDTDKKEQYYLNMYRIYSEMGEAKKAEEAGKKAQEAGK encoded by the coding sequence ATGAAAAGAGTAATTATTTTAATGATTACGCTAATTGCCGGAGCTATACTGTTTCAAAGTTTTCAGTGCTCATCAAGAAATATTACTACTGCAAAAGTAAAAATGAAAAGCGCTCAGTATGATGAAGCAATTGAATCATTGAACAAAGAATTAGCAGTAAATCCTAATAGTGATGAAGCTTATGCTCTTCTTGCCGATATTTACTATCAGCGTAAAGATAAACGTCTTGCTGCAAAAAATGCAAAAAAAGCACTTGAACTTACAAAAAATCCACAAGTTATCGAGCAGGAAAAAAGATTAATTTACAACCTTTGGATTGACTGCTACAACTCAGGGATGAATTATTACAGTCTTTATCTTCAAAATAATAATCCTGCAGTACTTGATTCAGCGATTGATAATTTCAAAATCGGTATTGAACTGAGACCGGAATTCCTCGAATTTTACAATCTTAAAGGTATTGTTTACGAATTGAAAAAAGATACTGATGCAGCTATAGCTACTTATGAAGAGTATGTTCGTCAATTCGACAGAAATTACCAGTTTGGCAAAAATAATGGACTTTACTCTAAAGTGCTAAGAGATTTTGCAGTCGATAAGCTTGGAAAACCTAAGTTTACTAAACCCGGAAGAAATTCTAAGGGCGACTCCACAATTACAGATTTATTCGAAATTAATGGCAAAGAATTATATCTTTTCTCAGAAAGTGAAGGCGGTAGAATGAAGGTTATGGGTTGGAATTATGACCTTCCTTCATCATGGCTGCCTGATGAAAGACAAATTCGTACAGATGTAAATACATCACCGATTGCGATTCTTGCTCAGCATTACTATACAAAGCAAGACCTTGAAAAGTCTCTAAAGTATATTAAAATGATTACTGATATGGAGCCGGAAAATACTAATGCATACTCTTCTATGGTTGGGATTTATCAGGAGCTTGGAAAAACTGATGAAGCTGTCAAAACTATTCAGGATTTGATTAAGTCTGAACCTACAAATCCGCTTTATATCACTCAGCTTGCTGACTTGTATCACAATTTAAACAGATATGATGAATCTATCGAAACTTACAAAAAAGCACTTTCTATTGATGCTGCTTTCGATAGAGCCAACCGTAATCTTGCATCTGCGTTCAAAAACAGAGCCAGCCAAAAACAAAAAGGAGAACAGGACAAGCGTGATATTGACAAAAATTATAAAATTGATACTGAAGTTTATCTTCCCGACCTCAGAGAATCTGCTAAGTACTTTGCAAAATCTCTTGAATCCAAAACTTTTGCAAACGATATGATGATTCTGTCGGAACTTGCAAATATCTATCAGGTTCTTGACGACAAAGATAACCTAAAGAAAATTGTTAGAAACCTTGAAGCTATCGAAATGCTGATTGATACTGACAAGAAAGAGCAATACTATCTCAATATGTACAGGATTTACTCTGAAATGGGTGAAGCCAAAAAAGCTGAGGAAGCTGGGAAAAAGGCGCAGGAAGCAGGTAAATAG
- the ppk2 gene encoding polyphosphate kinase 2, with protein MKQLDKKFYNSELERLQLELVKFQYWIKFHGLRVCIVFEGRDAAGKGGMIKRIHSPLNPRGARVVALSKPSDTEKTQWYFQRYITHLPAAGEIVIFDRSWYNRAGVERVMGFCSDDEYDEFMRACPDFERMLVRSGIILIKYWITVDEDEQEIRFRERASNPAKRWKLSDIDIASWDKWEEYSRAKDTMMRKTDIPEAPWWNVDCNNKKKGHLNCITHLLNQIPYKDIIPPPIELKERNIDMTYERPPKERIRWVKESY; from the coding sequence ATGAAACAACTTGACAAGAAGTTCTATAATAGTGAGCTGGAGAGGCTTCAGTTAGAACTAGTTAAATTTCAGTATTGGATTAAATTCCATGGGCTTCGTGTCTGTATAGTATTCGAAGGCAGAGATGCCGCTGGAAAAGGTGGTATGATAAAACGTATTCACAGTCCTCTTAATCCACGTGGTGCAAGAGTTGTCGCACTTAGTAAACCGAGCGACACTGAGAAAACTCAGTGGTATTTCCAAAGATACATTACACATCTTCCTGCAGCAGGTGAAATTGTAATATTTGACAGAAGCTGGTATAACCGAGCCGGTGTAGAGCGTGTTATGGGTTTTTGCAGCGATGATGAGTACGACGAATTTATGCGTGCCTGCCCGGACTTCGAGCGTATGCTTGTTCGCTCTGGTATTATTCTGATTAAATACTGGATAACTGTTGATGAAGATGAACAAGAGATTCGATTTCGGGAGCGAGCTTCAAACCCTGCCAAACGCTGGAAATTATCTGATATTGATATTGCTTCGTGGGATAAGTGGGAAGAATATTCCCGTGCTAAGGATACGATGATGAGAAAAACCGATATTCCTGAGGCGCCTTGGTGGAATGTGGATTGTAATAATAAGAAAAAAGGACATTTGAATTGCATTACTCATTTATTGAACCAAATACCTTACAAAGATATTATTCCACCACCGATAGAACTTAAAGAAAGAAATATTGATATGACTTATGAAAGACCACCTAAAGAACGTATCAGGTGGGTGAAGGAATCATATTAA
- a CDS encoding DUF1573 domain-containing protein codes for MFIRIFIIILFVVIPTILTAQPKVEVVGGEQKDWGKVTIKQSPLKHKMVIKNSGNQNLKILRLKPTCGCTTAPLSKDELKPGESTTVDVSFSIQGNSGKVHKQIAIESNDPNRPYINYMLIADVVLPITVSPTTYLPFNNLQVGVETEAKLKIKNTSEGNVTLSDFKTNIPELKLNLKGSQNLKPGQEVELIAKVKPSKSGNLSARITIKTSNSEIPELIINGFGRVEPSPFFNN; via the coding sequence ATGTTTATTAGAATTTTTATTATTATTTTGTTTGTTGTAATTCCTACGATTTTAACAGCACAACCAAAGGTTGAAGTTGTGGGCGGTGAACAAAAGGATTGGGGAAAAGTAACAATAAAACAAAGTCCGCTTAAACACAAAATGGTTATCAAAAATTCAGGTAATCAGAATTTGAAAATTCTTAGGCTTAAGCCTACTTGCGGTTGTACGACAGCTCCTCTTTCCAAAGATGAACTTAAGCCGGGTGAAAGTACAACTGTTGATGTTTCGTTCAGTATTCAGGGTAATTCAGGTAAAGTTCATAAACAAATTGCGATTGAATCCAATGACCCTAATCGCCCTTATATTAATTATATGCTAATAGCTGATGTCGTGCTTCCAATTACCGTAAGTCCGACCACTTATCTGCCATTTAATAATTTACAAGTTGGTGTAGAAACCGAAGCCAAGCTTAAAATAAAAAATACTTCTGAAGGCAATGTAACTCTTTCAGACTTCAAAACCAATATCCCAGAGTTAAAATTAAACCTTAAGGGTTCGCAAAACCTAAAGCCTGGTCAGGAAGTGGAACTTATTGCAAAAGTTAAGCCATCAAAAAGTGGCAATTTGAGTGCAAGAATCACTATCAAAACAAGCAACAGCGAAATCCCTGAATTAATTATTAATGGATTTGGCAGAGTAGAGCCATCACCTTTTTTTAACAATTGA